In Mycobacterium stomatepiae, the following are encoded in one genomic region:
- a CDS encoding SRPBCC family protein: MIRPVAKTAVLLALLYGARRYYRNWGTTKAECRMVLPGDRLVADPAVQTTEAIYIDAPTAAVWPWLMQMGLDRGGFYGCEAVMNLAGLGYRHTDRVHAQWQQLAVGDPVRLAPEGWLGLPDGVTFSVAEIVPEKYLVLRATTSDPRWDAVWSFHVQPHWEDRVRLLTRARVALRRPGEVFAMELLRPVVAFGTRGLLLGIKRRVERSSAGVPHNSNAR, from the coding sequence CTGATCAGACCGGTCGCCAAGACCGCTGTGCTGCTGGCGCTGCTGTACGGCGCCCGACGTTATTACCGCAACTGGGGCACAACCAAAGCGGAATGCCGGATGGTGCTGCCCGGCGATAGGTTGGTGGCCGATCCCGCCGTGCAGACCACCGAAGCGATTTACATCGACGCCCCCACGGCGGCGGTCTGGCCTTGGCTGATGCAGATGGGCCTGGACCGCGGCGGTTTCTACGGCTGCGAGGCGGTGATGAACCTCGCCGGTCTCGGTTATCGCCACACCGATCGGGTGCACGCGCAATGGCAACAACTCGCGGTGGGGGATCCCGTCCGGCTGGCTCCCGAAGGTTGGCTCGGCCTGCCCGACGGCGTGACATTCAGCGTCGCGGAGATCGTGCCCGAAAAGTACCTGGTGCTGCGCGCTACGACATCGGATCCGCGCTGGGATGCGGTGTGGTCGTTCCACGTTCAGCCGCACTGGGAGGACCGGGTGCGACTGTTGACCCGAGCCAGGGTCGCGCTGCGCCGACCGGGTGAAGTGTTCGCCATGGAATTGCTCAGGCCGGTGGTCGCCTTCGGCACGCGGGGCTTGCTGCTCGGCATCAAACGCCGCGTAGAGAGGTCGTCCGCGGGCGTCCCGCACAACAGCAACGCCCGCTAG
- a CDS encoding cupin domain-containing protein: MQSISLTSLAAEKLAEARQSHSGRAAHTIHGGHDHELRQTVLALLAGHDLSEHDSPGEATLQVLQGHVRLTTAGDSWDGKTGDYVAIPLERHALAAIEDSVVVLTVLKSIPSVTH, encoded by the coding sequence ATGCAATCGATCTCACTCACCAGCCTGGCCGCCGAAAAGCTGGCCGAAGCCCGGCAGTCGCACAGCGGACGCGCCGCGCACACCATCCATGGCGGCCACGACCACGAACTCCGGCAGACCGTGCTCGCACTGCTCGCCGGCCACGACCTCTCGGAACACGACAGCCCCGGCGAGGCGACGCTGCAGGTGCTGCAGGGTCACGTGCGCCTGACGACCGCCGGCGACTCCTGGGATGGTAAGACGGGCGACTACGTTGCGATACCGCTGGAGCGGCACGCTCTTGCCGCGATCGAGGATTCGGTGGTCGTGCTGACGGTACTGAAGTCCATTCCTTCTGTGACACACTAG
- a CDS encoding aldo/keto reductase — protein MTAQNSKTVASASGTFTFGGDLTVNRLGFGAMRIVGTGVWGPPADRDECVRVLRRAVELGVDLIDTADSYGPYISEEIIREALYPYDDLVIATKAGFLRTGPNAWIEMGFPAYLRQECEMSLRRLGVETIDLLQLHRVDPKWPLADQVGELAKLKDEGKVRHIGLSEVNVDQLNEAQQITPIVSVQNMYNLTVRRAEPLLDAATEQGVGFIPYFPLAAGPLAAADGPLQRIAKDHHATPSQLALAWLLKRSPVMLPIPGTSKVSHLEENVAAAEITLTDEEFETLAAAGAQ, from the coding sequence GTGACCGCACAAAACTCGAAAACCGTTGCCTCCGCGTCCGGAACGTTCACGTTCGGAGGCGATCTGACCGTCAACCGCCTCGGGTTCGGGGCGATGCGCATCGTCGGCACGGGCGTTTGGGGCCCACCCGCCGATCGCGACGAATGCGTCCGGGTGTTGCGCCGCGCCGTCGAGCTCGGCGTGGACCTGATCGACACCGCGGACTCCTACGGCCCGTACATCTCCGAGGAGATCATCCGAGAGGCGCTGTACCCCTACGACGACCTGGTGATCGCCACCAAGGCCGGGTTCTTGCGGACCGGTCCGAATGCCTGGATCGAGATGGGTTTCCCGGCCTACCTACGCCAGGAATGCGAGATGAGCCTGCGTCGCCTGGGTGTGGAGACCATCGATCTCCTGCAGCTGCACCGCGTCGACCCCAAGTGGCCGCTGGCCGACCAGGTCGGTGAGCTGGCCAAGCTGAAGGACGAGGGCAAGGTCCGCCACATCGGGCTGTCCGAGGTCAACGTCGACCAATTGAACGAGGCGCAGCAGATCACCCCGATCGTCTCGGTGCAGAACATGTACAACCTGACGGTCCGCCGGGCCGAACCGCTGCTCGACGCCGCGACCGAACAGGGCGTCGGCTTCATCCCGTACTTCCCGCTGGCGGCCGGGCCGCTCGCCGCCGCCGACGGCCCGCTGCAACGGATCGCCAAGGACCACCACGCCACGCCGTCGCAGCTGGCGCTGGCCTGGCTGCTGAAGCGCTCGCCGGTGATGCTGCCGATTCCGGGCACGTCGAAGGTGTCGCACCTGGAGGAGAACGTGGCCGCCGCCGAGATCACACTCACCGACGAGGAGTTCGAGACCCTGGCGGCTGCCGGAGCGCAGTAG
- a CDS encoding helix-turn-helix transcriptional regulator — protein sequence MPSEATPAGESASRRREVLRVLRTSGEPMTIVAIADALGVHPNTIRFHLDSLIGDDLVERVESGRRGPGRPPLMFRAVRQMDRGGTRHYRLLAEILTMAFAADTDPAARARAAGRAWGRRLDWSQAPREAPTPDEAIDHLVEVLDRLGFAPERRRADGEQQVGLRHCPFLELAESRTAVVCAVHLGLMQGALETWGAPVGVDRLEAFAEPDLCVAHLELQEACP from the coding sequence ATGCCATCCGAAGCCACGCCGGCGGGGGAGTCCGCGAGCCGCCGTCGTGAGGTGCTGCGGGTACTGCGAACGTCCGGCGAGCCGATGACCATCGTCGCGATCGCCGACGCGCTGGGCGTGCATCCCAACACCATTCGTTTCCACCTCGACAGCCTGATCGGCGACGACCTGGTGGAGCGGGTTGAGTCGGGCCGCAGGGGGCCGGGGCGTCCGCCGTTGATGTTCCGGGCGGTCCGTCAGATGGATCGCGGCGGGACGCGGCACTACCGGTTGCTGGCCGAGATCCTGACGATGGCGTTCGCGGCCGACACGGATCCCGCCGCCCGGGCGCGGGCCGCGGGGCGGGCGTGGGGACGACGGCTGGATTGGAGCCAGGCGCCGCGCGAGGCGCCGACCCCGGATGAGGCCATCGACCACCTGGTCGAGGTGCTCGATCGGCTCGGCTTCGCACCCGAGCGGCGGCGAGCCGACGGGGAGCAGCAGGTCGGCCTGCGGCACTGCCCGTTCCTGGAGCTCGCCGAAAGCCGAACCGCCGTCGTTTGTGCCGTGCACCTTGGACTGATGCAGGGCGCGCTGGAAACCTGGGGGGCCCCGGTTGGCGTCGACCGTCTCGAGGCGTTCGCCGAACCCGATCTGTGTGTGGCACATCTCGAGTTGCAGGAGGCCTGTCCGTGA
- a CDS encoding PaaI family thioesterase has translation MVAGEHQEHPGGGFNPPVPTTQGGPDYGRFIDAVRKLQDHARAVDAPDEVISEAADTLEKLSALLSPYDADEWASPSGRRMDLPVRGNILTVPLSSRKTEDGRIEGTARFARFHLGRNGAVHGGSLGMLFDTVLGLTASVLTGSPRQRTAYLKINYRSIVPIEKELQFDAGVDSVDGRKIFVSGSLTDGDTLLAEADALFVKLKPGQP, from the coding sequence CTGGTGGCCGGCGAGCATCAGGAACACCCGGGCGGGGGATTCAACCCACCCGTACCGACGACCCAGGGTGGACCCGACTACGGCCGGTTCATCGACGCGGTGCGCAAGCTGCAGGATCATGCGCGCGCCGTCGACGCGCCCGATGAGGTGATCAGCGAGGCCGCGGACACGCTGGAGAAGCTGTCCGCGCTGCTCAGCCCGTACGACGCCGACGAATGGGCGTCACCGTCGGGCCGTCGGATGGACCTGCCGGTGCGCGGCAACATCCTCACCGTGCCGTTGTCGTCCCGCAAGACCGAGGACGGTCGGATCGAGGGCACGGCCCGCTTCGCTCGGTTTCACCTGGGCCGCAATGGCGCCGTGCACGGCGGATCGCTGGGAATGCTGTTCGACACGGTGCTCGGCCTGACCGCGTCGGTGCTCACCGGCAGCCCCCGTCAGCGCACCGCGTACCTGAAGATCAATTACCGCAGCATCGTGCCGATCGAAAAAGAGCTGCAGTTCGACGCCGGCGTCGACAGCGTGGACGGCCGCAAGATCTTTGTGTCGGGCAGCTTGACCGACGGCGACACGCTGCTGGCCGAAGCCGACGCGTTGTTCGTGAAACTCAAGCCGGGCCAGCCCTGA
- a CDS encoding flavodoxin family protein: protein MKALIVCSSKSHGNTRRIADRMAQVLECEVVTPESVDPATLGGYDLVGFGSGIYYMAVDPRLRSLIRHVPRADRVSAFTFFTSGAREIPLLGYHKPIRKMLEAKGFEVIGSFSSRGFDTVGPFGFIGGINRDRPNDHDLDRAAALAARLRKRVESSRAVG from the coding sequence ATGAAGGCACTGATCGTGTGCTCCTCGAAATCACACGGCAATACCCGCCGCATCGCCGATCGGATGGCGCAGGTGCTCGAATGCGAGGTGGTCACACCCGAGTCGGTCGACCCCGCGACGCTGGGCGGATACGACCTAGTGGGTTTCGGATCCGGCATCTACTACATGGCAGTGGATCCCAGGCTGCGCAGCCTGATACGCCACGTGCCACGCGCGGACCGTGTCTCGGCCTTCACGTTCTTCACCAGCGGTGCCCGGGAGATTCCATTGTTGGGCTATCACAAGCCGATACGGAAGATGCTCGAGGCGAAGGGCTTCGAGGTGATCGGTTCGTTTTCCAGCCGGGGATTCGACACGGTGGGGCCGTTCGGATTCATCGGCGGGATCAACCGGGACCGGCCCAATGATCACGACCTGGATCGTGCCGCGGCACTGGCGGCCCGCCTCCGCAAACGGGTCGAGAGTTCCCGGGCCGTCGGTTGA
- a CDS encoding alpha/beta hydrolase family protein, with translation MPTEDDAHQRGVLARGAPAGALGGAITPFVHTGQYITRSWRDYLGGPDELPIARPTIALAAQAFRDEIVLMGLKARRPVSRPEDFARITREVTDAVAFYGNKGWLDKPQGFFGKPPELSDVEIRKVKDRRRSFHRTFFGSGYAPHAGEPGAQRWLSYSANNREYALLLRHPEPRPWLVCVHGTEMGRAALDLALFRSWKLHDELGLNVVMPVLPMHGPRSHGLPKGAVFPGEDVLDDVHATAQAVWDIRRLLSWIRLQEPESLIGLNSLSLGGYVASLVASLDKGLTCAILGVPVADLVELLGRHSGLGPDDPRRQTMELAEPIGRMVSPLSLTPLVPMRGRFIYAGIADRVVHPRRQVTRLWEHWGKPEIVWYRGGHTGFFRSQPVQRFVWEALLQSGLLDAAATQRYRPA, from the coding sequence ATGCCCACCGAAGACGACGCACACCAGCGTGGCGTGCTTGCGCGAGGCGCACCCGCCGGCGCCTTGGGTGGAGCCATCACTCCCTTCGTGCACACCGGGCAGTACATCACCCGGTCGTGGCGCGACTACCTTGGTGGGCCGGACGAACTTCCGATCGCCCGGCCCACCATTGCCTTGGCGGCGCAAGCCTTTCGCGACGAGATCGTCTTGATGGGCCTCAAGGCACGCCGACCGGTCAGCCGGCCGGAGGATTTCGCGCGCATCACGCGCGAGGTGACCGACGCAGTCGCGTTCTATGGGAACAAGGGATGGCTGGACAAGCCACAGGGCTTCTTCGGGAAGCCGCCCGAGCTTAGCGACGTCGAGATTCGAAAGGTCAAAGATCGCAGACGTTCCTTCCACCGCACCTTCTTCGGCAGCGGATACGCACCACATGCGGGCGAGCCCGGCGCGCAACGCTGGCTGAGCTACAGCGCGAACAACCGCGAGTACGCGTTGCTGTTGCGCCACCCGGAACCACGTCCCTGGCTGGTGTGCGTTCATGGAACCGAAATGGGTCGTGCCGCACTCGATCTCGCTCTGTTCAGATCGTGGAAACTGCACGATGAACTCGGACTCAACGTCGTGATGCCGGTCCTCCCGATGCACGGGCCGCGCTCGCATGGCCTGCCAAAGGGGGCGGTGTTCCCGGGGGAGGATGTGCTCGACGACGTGCATGCGACCGCCCAGGCGGTGTGGGATATCCGCCGGCTGTTGTCCTGGATTCGGTTGCAGGAGCCCGAATCTCTGATCGGCTTGAACAGCCTGTCACTCGGCGGCTATGTCGCGTCGCTGGTCGCCAGCCTCGACAAGGGCCTCACCTGCGCGATACTCGGCGTACCCGTGGCTGACCTGGTCGAATTGCTCGGGCGCCACTCCGGTCTGGGGCCCGACGACCCTCGCCGTCAGACAATGGAATTGGCCGAGCCCATTGGGCGCATGGTGTCGCCGCTGTCGCTGACTCCGCTCGTGCCCATGCGGGGCCGCTTCATCTACGCCGGCATCGCCGACCGTGTGGTTCATCCACGCCGGCAGGTCACGCGGCTCTGGGAGCATTGGGGCAAACCGGAAATCGTCTGGTACCGCGGTGGCCACACCGGATTCTTTCGTTCACAACCCGTGCAGCGATTTGTGTGGGAGGCACTGCTGCAGTCCGGGCTTCTGGACGCAGCGGCCACGCAGCGCTACCGCCCGGCCTAG
- a CDS encoding NAD(P)H-dependent flavin oxidoreductase, giving the protein MLLTSWSKDFGLRVPIVNAPIGGVAGGRLAAAVTAAGGLGMVGMGTSATRESLAAQLQHVEGRFGIGLVDWVVRGQPGLLEDALAARPLLLSVSFGTDWSWVAKAHEVGITTVTQVFDATEARQAVDGGIDIVVARGSEGGGHGDTKLGTLPLLDTVLDAVSVPVLVGGGVATARSLAAVLAAGASGAWVGTRLMACPESLTSDGSRRAVIAAEATDTVVTRIFDIAEDLAWPTRFPSRVLANDFVTRWMGKEDALAGDQSAHDELAASIKADDRSIAAVHTGQAVGMIRDDASVAEVIDAMCTGALRLLTSWGA; this is encoded by the coding sequence ATGCTATTGACTTCATGGTCAAAGGATTTCGGCCTGCGGGTGCCTATCGTTAACGCTCCAATAGGCGGGGTCGCGGGCGGTCGGCTAGCTGCAGCGGTTACCGCGGCTGGTGGCTTGGGCATGGTCGGCATGGGCACTTCGGCAACTAGGGAATCGCTGGCAGCCCAGTTGCAACATGTCGAGGGGCGATTCGGAATCGGCCTGGTGGACTGGGTGGTACGCGGCCAGCCGGGGCTGTTAGAGGATGCCTTGGCGGCGCGCCCGCTTCTTTTGTCGGTCAGTTTCGGTACCGACTGGTCCTGGGTCGCCAAGGCTCATGAAGTCGGAATCACCACTGTCACGCAAGTATTCGACGCTACCGAAGCTCGTCAAGCGGTTGACGGGGGCATCGACATCGTGGTGGCGCGCGGTTCGGAGGGTGGCGGGCACGGTGATACGAAGCTCGGGACGCTACCGTTGCTCGACACAGTTTTGGACGCGGTGTCGGTGCCGGTCCTGGTGGGTGGCGGCGTAGCCACAGCACGAAGCCTGGCTGCGGTGCTGGCGGCTGGAGCCAGCGGAGCGTGGGTGGGCACGCGGTTGATGGCGTGTCCGGAGAGTTTGACTAGTGACGGTAGTCGCCGCGCGGTGATCGCAGCCGAGGCCACCGACACCGTCGTCACTCGGATCTTCGATATCGCCGAGGATCTGGCTTGGCCAACGCGGTTTCCGTCGCGGGTGCTGGCGAACGACTTCGTCACGCGCTGGATGGGTAAAGAGGACGCGCTTGCCGGCGACCAATCGGCTCACGATGAGTTGGCTGCCTCGATCAAAGCCGATGACCGTAGCATCGCCGCGGTGCACACCGGTCAGGCAGTCGGCATGATCCGCGACGACGCATCGGTCGCCGAGGTCATCGACGCGATGTGCACCGGCGCCTTGCGGCTGCTCACTAGCTGGGGCGCCTAG
- a CDS encoding Rv2629 family ribosome hibernation factor gives MRSERLRRLVKAEGPFASVYFDDSHDTAGAVEQLEAKWRDIRRDLEDMGAGTALLGTLEGVVLHHRPAVGRRGRALIATSDRVLVDEQLSSPPPSTVVRFSAYPYILPLVTGEMRRPVYVFAAVDHTGADVSLHEGETVRSTSIEGAGRPAHKPATAGWNGYGDLQHATDEAVRMNCRAIADHLTRLVDDADPEVIFISGAVPARADLLAELPQRVAERVSQLPGGARKGRAGEDEIDDVTTAEFARRRGLELTAIADRFESEIGRGSGLAAQGLGAVCEALRAGDVDTLIVGELGDTTVVTGHALTTIAPDSDVLSELGEPAERIARADEALPFAAIAVGASLTRANDLIAPADGIAALLRYAANERLSSQQP, from the coding sequence ATGCGATCCGAACGCCTCAGACGGCTGGTGAAGGCGGAAGGTCCTTTCGCCTCGGTGTATTTCGACGACTCACACGACACGGCCGGTGCTGTCGAGCAACTCGAAGCGAAGTGGCGCGATATCCGCAGAGACCTCGAAGACATGGGGGCGGGAACGGCGCTTCTCGGCACTCTCGAGGGTGTGGTGCTGCACCACCGCCCCGCGGTGGGCCGGCGCGGCCGAGCTCTGATCGCGACCAGTGATCGGGTGCTGGTCGACGAACAGCTCAGCAGCCCTCCCCCGAGCACGGTGGTTCGCTTCTCGGCGTACCCGTACATCTTGCCCCTGGTCACCGGTGAGATGCGGCGACCGGTTTACGTGTTCGCCGCGGTCGACCACACCGGCGCCGATGTCAGCCTGCACGAGGGCGAGACTGTCCGATCCACCAGCATCGAAGGTGCGGGCCGCCCGGCGCATAAGCCGGCGACCGCGGGCTGGAACGGGTACGGCGATCTCCAGCACGCGACCGACGAAGCCGTCCGGATGAACTGCCGCGCGATCGCCGATCACTTGACCCGGTTGGTGGACGACGCGGATCCCGAGGTCATTTTCATCAGCGGAGCGGTACCCGCCCGGGCGGATCTGCTTGCCGAGTTACCACAGCGAGTGGCCGAGCGGGTCTCGCAGTTGCCCGGCGGTGCCCGCAAAGGCCGTGCCGGCGAAGACGAGATCGACGACGTGACCACGGCGGAGTTCGCTCGGCGTCGCGGCCTCGAATTGACCGCCATCGCCGATCGCTTCGAATCCGAGATCGGGCGCGGCTCCGGCTTGGCGGCGCAAGGGCTCGGCGCGGTGTGCGAGGCGTTGCGTGCCGGCGACGTCGATACCCTGATCGTCGGTGAGCTGGGTGACACCACTGTGGTCACCGGCCACGCGCTGACCACCATCGCGCCGGATTCCGATGTGTTGTCCGAACTCGGCGAACCCGCCGAGCGCATCGCACGAGCCGATGAGGCGTTGCCCTTCGCCGCGATCGCCGTTGGCGCATCGTTGACCCGGGCCAACGATCTGATCGCACCCGCCGACGGGATTGCCGCCTTGTTGCGGTATGCCGCCAACGAACGCCTGTCCAGTCAGCAACCGTAG
- a CDS encoding wax ester/triacylglycerol synthase family O-acyltransferase yields the protein MHPLDPLDAAMMAAELVSSPMHAGAVLILAPPADAGPAYVDELYRETLAANESIDPRLRRYPHRGVDTAGIWMWREYTTLDMSRHCLRRTISGGDGAFWQLIGELDAERLDRSGPMWMSYLIDGLDDGRFAFYIKVHHTLIDGVAGLRMIADALTSDPKRRSMPPFYADHTDDSALPRESTGLLSRLTAPVRALVDTATSGVGLIERVVTGELSTMVDGLVGYTTGWPFGAPYTRFNGRLGSERTVCAGSWSKQRIQAVQDSAGVTANDVVTAMVAGVVRLWLRDHGELPNQSLVGVCPITVRARRGEPSIDQHGNMFGLWLCPLGTNLDDPIARLGLIHRSMSEGKHWVAKRGSAASLLTNAASIAATVISPLLPFTPRIRTGFNIPISHVPGPSDEMYWNGAHVEEIYPVSTVYDGMALNVTTCSYSDRIGFGYAAGRDAMPDIDALIPLTEHCLAELESAVGVR from the coding sequence ATGCATCCGCTGGACCCGCTGGACGCGGCGATGATGGCCGCCGAGTTGGTGTCGAGCCCCATGCATGCCGGCGCTGTGCTGATCCTGGCGCCGCCCGCGGATGCCGGCCCGGCCTACGTCGACGAACTGTATCGGGAGACACTCGCCGCAAACGAATCGATCGATCCCAGGCTTCGCCGATATCCGCACCGTGGCGTCGACACCGCCGGCATCTGGATGTGGCGCGAGTACACCACCCTCGATATGAGTCGACATTGCTTGCGCCGCACCATATCTGGTGGCGACGGCGCGTTCTGGCAATTGATCGGCGAGCTGGATGCCGAACGCCTCGACAGGTCCGGTCCGATGTGGATGTCGTATCTGATCGACGGTCTCGACGATGGGCGATTCGCCTTCTACATCAAGGTGCACCACACCCTGATCGACGGTGTGGCCGGTCTCCGAATGATCGCCGACGCGTTGACGAGTGACCCGAAGCGTCGGTCGATGCCGCCGTTTTATGCCGACCACACCGACGACTCCGCGTTGCCGCGCGAGTCGACGGGATTGCTGTCCCGGTTGACGGCACCGGTGCGGGCTCTGGTCGACACCGCGACGTCGGGGGTCGGCCTGATCGAACGGGTCGTCACCGGAGAGCTATCGACGATGGTCGACGGCTTGGTGGGCTACACGACCGGGTGGCCATTTGGAGCGCCCTACACGCGATTCAACGGCCGGCTGGGCTCCGAGCGGACGGTCTGCGCGGGCAGCTGGTCCAAGCAGCGCATCCAGGCGGTGCAGGACTCGGCCGGGGTCACCGCGAACGACGTGGTGACCGCGATGGTCGCCGGCGTGGTGCGGCTCTGGTTGCGGGACCACGGCGAATTGCCGAACCAGTCATTGGTCGGCGTCTGCCCGATCACGGTGCGCGCGCGCCGAGGCGAACCGTCGATTGACCAGCACGGCAACATGTTTGGTCTATGGCTGTGCCCGTTGGGAACCAACCTCGATGATCCGATCGCGCGATTGGGTCTGATTCACCGGTCGATGTCGGAAGGTAAACACTGGGTGGCGAAACGGGGATCGGCGGCGTCGCTGCTGACGAATGCGGCGAGCATCGCCGCCACGGTGATTTCTCCGCTGCTGCCGTTCACGCCGAGGATACGGACGGGGTTCAACATCCCGATTTCGCACGTGCCGGGCCCGTCGGACGAAATGTATTGGAACGGTGCGCATGTCGAAGAGATCTATCCGGTGTCGACCGTTTACGACGGAATGGCGCTCAACGTGACGACCTGCTCGTATTCCGACCGCATCGGATTCGGCTATGCGGCCGGTCGTGATGCGATGCCGGATATCGACGCCCTGATACCGCTTACCGAGCACTGCCTTGCCGAACTCGAATCCGCCGTAGGCGTGCGTTGA
- a CDS encoding TetR/AcrR family transcriptional regulator — protein MSDPSTSTGYTHASRGRRASHHAGDDREKAILATAERLLEERPLADFSVDDLAKGAGISRPIFYFYFRSKNAVLLSLLDQMNTKAHAALKSLRATLSGDPATLWRNRIEAFFEVSGSHRAVAVAGAAAKSTNPEVRHVWATLMQKWITFTTTAIKAERERGAAPDTIAAEDLSIALNMLSERVMAATFTTEEPAIREDRVIDTLVHIWLASIYEDGNASAGHATLALRDTVASLADYPLGTT, from the coding sequence GTGTCCGACCCCTCGACGTCCACCGGGTACACGCACGCCTCGCGCGGCCGGCGGGCGTCGCATCACGCGGGCGACGACCGAGAGAAGGCAATTCTGGCCACCGCGGAGCGGCTCCTGGAAGAGCGGCCGCTGGCCGACTTCTCTGTCGACGATCTGGCGAAAGGCGCGGGCATCTCCCGCCCCATCTTCTACTTCTATTTCCGGTCGAAGAACGCGGTGCTGCTGTCGTTGCTGGACCAGATGAACACCAAGGCACACGCGGCCCTCAAGTCGCTGCGGGCCACGCTGTCCGGCGACCCGGCGACGCTGTGGCGCAACCGGATCGAGGCGTTCTTCGAGGTGTCGGGATCCCACCGCGCGGTCGCGGTGGCCGGTGCGGCGGCCAAGTCCACCAACCCCGAGGTCCGGCACGTGTGGGCGACGCTGATGCAGAAATGGATCACGTTCACCACCACCGCGATCAAGGCCGAACGTGAGCGGGGCGCCGCACCGGACACCATCGCGGCCGAGGATCTGTCCATCGCGCTGAACATGTTGAGCGAGCGGGTGATGGCCGCCACGTTCACCACCGAGGAACCGGCGATCCGCGAGGACCGGGTGATCGACACCCTGGTGCACATCTGGCTGGCCAGCATCTACGAGGACGGCAACGCCTCGGCCGGGCACGCCACGCTGGCGCTACGGGATACCGTGGCCTCGCTTGCCGACTACCCGCTCGGCACGACGTAG
- a CDS encoding class I SAM-dependent methyltransferase, with protein MAPMSSRTDDSVAGHWLLARLGKRVLRPGGVGLTRTMLAGAEVTDADVLELAPGLGRTAAEILTHRPRSYVGAEQDPDAAEAVRGVIAGSGTVRLADAADTGLPDASRDVVIGEAMLTMQGDSAKHAIVAEAARVLRPRGRYAIHELALTPDTVSEEISTEIRQSLARAIKVNARPLTIAEWSRLLSDHGLVVDRVVTAPMALLQPRRIVADEGLSGALRFARNLLLNPDARKRVLTMRATFRKHRERLTAVAIVARKPE; from the coding sequence ATGGCTCCCATGTCAAGTCGCACCGACGACAGCGTTGCGGGCCACTGGCTGCTGGCGCGGCTCGGCAAACGTGTCCTTCGCCCCGGCGGCGTCGGGCTCACCCGCACGATGCTGGCCGGCGCCGAGGTCACCGACGCCGACGTCCTCGAGCTGGCGCCGGGCCTCGGCCGCACCGCCGCCGAGATTCTCACCCACCGGCCACGGTCGTACGTGGGCGCCGAGCAGGACCCCGACGCGGCCGAAGCCGTTCGCGGCGTGATCGCAGGATCCGGAACGGTCCGGCTCGCCGACGCCGCGGACACCGGACTGCCCGACGCCAGTCGCGACGTGGTGATCGGCGAGGCGATGCTGACGATGCAGGGCGACTCCGCCAAGCACGCCATCGTCGCCGAGGCCGCGCGCGTGCTGCGCCCGCGTGGCCGCTACGCGATCCACGAGCTCGCGCTGACACCCGACACCGTCTCGGAGGAGATCAGCACCGAGATCCGGCAGTCGCTGGCCCGCGCAATCAAGGTCAACGCGCGGCCGCTGACGATCGCCGAATGGTCGCGGTTGTTGTCCGACCACGGCCTGGTCGTCGACCGCGTCGTCACCGCACCGATGGCGCTGTTGCAGCCGCGCCGGATCGTCGCCGACGAGGGGCTCTCGGGTGCGCTGCGATTTGCCAGAAACCTGCTCCTCAATCCAGACGCGCGCAAGCGGGTGCTGACGATGCGCGCCACGTTCCGCAAGCATCGTGAGCGACTGACCGCCGTCGCGATCGTCGCCCGCAAGCCCGAATAG